In a single window of the Helicobacter felis ATCC 49179 genome:
- the hemC gene encoding hydroxymethylbilane synthase: MGAKLVIGSRGSALALWQARHVQELLKPLGLESEIKIVKTKGDKILDVPLAKIGGKGLFTKELEVLLLGGKIDLAVHSLKDVPVDLQEGLVLACVSARANPQDCFLSYKYPNLQALPPNARIGTTSLRRAMQLKALRTDTDPLSLRGNVQRRLERLQRGDFEAIILACAGVERLGLELPYRVPLSLEEMIPSMGQGALGIEMRANHPLLDQITSLNDPNSALCCGLERDFVRALGGGCQVPLGVHARLQGEHIEMRAIVGLVDGKTFIKERASAPRDRAQELAHNLAHTFKQKGALEILAQAQMH, from the coding sequence ATGGGCGCTAAATTAGTCATTGGGAGTCGAGGGAGTGCTTTAGCCCTCTGGCAGGCTAGACATGTGCAAGAACTCTTAAAACCTCTAGGCTTAGAGAGTGAAATTAAAATCGTGAAAACTAAGGGGGATAAGATTTTAGATGTGCCCCTAGCCAAGATCGGGGGCAAGGGACTTTTTACCAAAGAGTTAGAGGTCTTGCTCCTTGGGGGGAAGATTGATTTAGCCGTGCATTCGCTCAAAGATGTGCCTGTAGATTTGCAAGAGGGGCTAGTGCTCGCTTGTGTGAGCGCGCGCGCCAATCCGCAAGATTGCTTTTTAAGTTACAAATACCCCAACCTACAAGCTTTACCCCCTAATGCGCGCATTGGCACGACCTCGCTTAGGCGTGCCATGCAACTTAAGGCCTTGCGCACAGATACAGACCCCTTGAGCCTGCGCGGGAATGTGCAAAGGCGTTTAGAACGCTTGCAGAGGGGGGACTTTGAGGCAATTATTTTAGCCTGTGCGGGGGTGGAGCGCTTAGGGCTTGAGCTACCTTACCGAGTGCCCTTGAGCCTAGAGGAGATGATTCCTAGCATGGGGCAGGGCGCGCTAGGCATTGAAATGCGCGCTAACCACCCTCTTTTAGATCAAATCACTAGCTTGAATGACCCCAATAGCGCGCTTTGCTGTGGTTTAGAACGCGATTTTGTGCGCGCTTTGGGGGGAGGGTGTCAAGTGCCCTTAGGCGTGCATGCGCGCTTGCAAGGAGAGCACATTGAAATGCGCGCCATTGTGGGGCTAGTAGATGGCAAAACTTTCATTAAAGAGCGCGCTTCAGCCCCGCGCGATCGCGCTCAAGAACTCGCCCATAACCTGGCCCACACCTTCAAACAAAAAGGCGCGCTAGAAATCCTTGCCCAAGCGCAGATGCATTAA
- a CDS encoding Dps family protein encodes MKTKVVELLKQLQADSLVLFVKLHNFHWNVKGHDFHVVHKFTQAVYEEFAEKFDDLAERVAQLGGTPVVTMTEALKLAHVKEESKHTFHSKEVFEAILKDYEHLEKHFGQLSKVADEAGDKVTASYADEELAKLQKALWMLKASLA; translated from the coding sequence ATGAAAACAAAAGTGGTTGAATTACTCAAGCAGTTACAAGCAGATAGCTTAGTTTTATTTGTAAAGCTTCATAACTTCCATTGGAATGTTAAAGGGCATGATTTCCATGTGGTGCATAAGTTCACCCAAGCGGTTTATGAAGAATTTGCCGAAAAATTTGATGATTTGGCAGAGCGTGTCGCGCAGTTGGGCGGAACTCCTGTGGTTACGATGACAGAAGCCCTTAAACTCGCCCATGTCAAAGAAGAGAGCAAGCACACTTTCCACTCTAAAGAAGTTTTTGAAGCTATCCTAAAGGATTATGAGCATTTAGAAAAGCACTTTGGGCAACTTTCCAAAGTGGCCGATGAAGCGGGCGATAAAGTTACCGCATCTTATGCTGATGAAGAATTAGCCAAACTCCAAAAAGCCCTATGGATGCTCAAGGCAAGCTTGGCTTAA
- the miaA gene encoding tRNA (adenosine(37)-N6)-dimethylallyltransferase MiaA — protein MTSPILIAILGASGSGKSALALKLAQDLDAEIFSLDSLSVYKDFNIAAAKPSAQDLQRIKHYAVNILDIHQPNNAPLFAQELQKALAHTQKRVLLLVGGSGFYLKSILEGLSPMPSISEGVRVHIRELANPYGFLAQIDPTYAHKIHPKDTYRIQKGLEIYLATNTPPSVYFATHPKIPFHLPVKLYALSLPKEILRAQIVQRTKNMIRQGIVAEVESLAHQYGSDHQPFKAIGPKECLEYLQGKLNFKQLEEAIYTHTCQLAKRQATFNKTQFKDITPLEVNPLYEAVIAYIRAHATPQNS, from the coding sequence GTGACCAGCCCGATTCTCATTGCCATTTTAGGGGCAAGTGGGAGTGGCAAGAGCGCTTTAGCCCTCAAACTCGCCCAGGATTTGGACGCAGAAATCTTTTCTTTGGATTCACTGAGTGTGTATAAAGATTTCAATATTGCAGCTGCTAAGCCCAGCGCGCAAGATTTACAGCGCATCAAACATTATGCGGTGAATATTTTAGACATCCACCAGCCCAACAACGCTCCCCTTTTTGCCCAAGAATTGCAAAAGGCTTTAGCACACACCCAAAAGAGAGTGTTGTTGCTCGTGGGAGGGAGTGGGTTTTATCTTAAAAGCATTTTAGAGGGACTAAGTCCTATGCCCTCCATTAGTGAGGGTGTGCGTGTGCATATAAGAGAACTGGCTAACCCTTATGGCTTTTTAGCCCAAATAGACCCTACTTATGCGCATAAAATCCACCCTAAGGACACCTACCGCATCCAAAAGGGACTAGAAATTTATCTAGCCACTAACACCCCTCCTAGCGTGTATTTTGCTACCCATCCTAAAATCCCTTTTCATCTGCCCGTAAAGCTCTATGCCCTCAGCCTGCCTAAGGAAATTTTGCGCGCCCAAATCGTTCAGCGCACAAAAAACATGATCAGGCAGGGAATTGTTGCAGAGGTGGAGAGTTTGGCGCACCAATATGGTAGTGATCATCAGCCCTTTAAGGCGATTGGGCCTAAGGAGTGTTTGGAATATTTGCAGGGCAAGCTCAATTTCAAACAATTAGAAGAGGCGATCTACACCCACACCTGCCAACTGGCTAAAAGACAGGCCACTTTTAATAAGACGCAATTTAAAGACATCACCCCTTTAGAAGTTAATCCCCTCTATGAGGCGGTGATCGCATACATTAGGGCTCACGCAACACCGCAGAACTCTTAA
- a CDS encoding phosphoethanolamine transferase domain-containing protein, translating to MFRKLFSKPLPFFAVLIAYSAISLVLFHAPLLRYILDHQGGLGIILSAGIAYICATNVLFIVFSMLGNRFMQVLMAFFSIGNAIAFYYIHTYHVFLTKNMMGNVLNTNTHEASELLGGGCGFMCWWAWVWECFFMLSPLKRLSLR from the coding sequence ATGTTTCGTAAGCTTTTTTCTAAGCCTCTCCCCTTCTTTGCAGTTTTGATCGCCTATAGTGCGATCTCTCTTGTGTTATTCCACGCTCCTCTATTGCGCTACATTTTGGATCATCAAGGTGGATTAGGGATTATATTGAGCGCTGGCATTGCCTACATTTGCGCGACCAATGTGCTATTTATTGTCTTTTCCATGTTGGGCAATCGGTTTATGCAGGTGCTGATGGCATTTTTTAGCATAGGTAATGCCATTGCCTTTTATTACATCCACACCTACCATGTCTTTTTGACCAAAAACATGATGGGCAATGTATTAAATACAAATACTCATGAAGCAAGTGAGTTGTTAGGGGGTGGTTGTGGCTTTATGTGTTGGTGGGCTTGGGTGTGGGAGTGTTTTTTTATGCTCTCTCCATTAAAAAGACTAAGTTTAAGATAA
- a CDS encoding sulfatase-like hydrolase/transferase, which produces MWLYVLVGLGVGVFFYALSIKKTKFKIKAWVFVGSLGLCTIWAFSHAKQWLFFDHHAKYIGGLVLPYSYSVNAVRVALASLHQSPPKLLDNVHLKANKAVVILAIGESARRANYGIYGYAKATTPKLQERLNHQEILALRATSCATYTTAALSCILTSQKGYENLPSFLHRQGVKVVWLSLNSAEPPMNVDWKPSKDTWQNWLKSQGVEAKTLNFDMALARALPFLTARYPDDNLLIVLHLKGSHGPLYVDKIPRNFAPFKPICTNSEPNTCDLESLINAYDNTIAYNDLVLDTMMDTLQHTQRQALLLYMSDHGESLGEHGLYLHGTPFLLAPSFQKEVPFIIYANNSFKKAHVFKALQDQYSQEMIFPSILGAFGVQGSSNAYNPNLDIFKSYGQP; this is translated from the coding sequence TTGTGGCTTTATGTGTTGGTGGGCTTGGGTGTGGGAGTGTTTTTTTATGCTCTCTCCATTAAAAAGACTAAGTTTAAGATAAAAGCTTGGGTGTTTGTGGGTTCTCTTGGTTTATGCACTATTTGGGCATTCAGCCATGCCAAGCAGTGGCTCTTTTTTGATCACCACGCTAAATACATCGGCGGGCTGGTCCTACCCTATAGTTACAGCGTGAATGCTGTGCGGGTGGCTCTAGCTTCCCTACATCAAAGCCCCCCTAAACTCTTGGATAATGTCCATCTTAAGGCTAATAAGGCAGTTGTGATCTTAGCCATTGGAGAAAGCGCACGGCGGGCTAACTATGGAATTTATGGGTATGCTAAAGCTACCACACCCAAGTTACAAGAGCGCTTGAATCATCAGGAAATTTTAGCCCTTAGGGCCACTTCCTGTGCCACTTACACCACAGCCGCTCTCTCTTGCATACTCACAAGCCAAAAGGGCTATGAAAATCTCCCCTCTTTTTTGCACCGACAAGGCGTTAAGGTGGTGTGGCTCAGTCTCAATAGTGCCGAACCCCCCATGAATGTTGATTGGAAACCTAGCAAAGATACATGGCAAAACTGGCTCAAATCTCAAGGTGTAGAAGCCAAGACACTTAATTTTGATATGGCTCTAGCGCGCGCGTTGCCCTTTTTGACGGCGCGCTACCCCGATGATAATTTATTGATCGTTTTGCACCTCAAAGGCTCGCATGGCCCCCTGTATGTGGATAAGATACCTCGCAATTTTGCTCCCTTTAAACCTATCTGCACTAACAGCGAGCCTAACACCTGCGATCTTGAGAGTTTAATCAACGCCTATGACAATACTATCGCTTATAACGATTTAGTGCTAGACACCATGATGGACACCTTGCAACACACCCAACGCCAAGCGTTGTTATTGTATATGAGCGACCATGGGGAGAGTTTGGGCGAACATGGATTATACTTGCACGGCACGCCTTTTCTGCTTGCCCCTAGTTTTCAAAAAGAAGTTCCTTTTATTATCTATGCTAATAATTCCTTTAAAAAGGCGCATGTGTTTAAAGCTCTCCAAGACCAATATTCCCAAGAGATGATTTTTCCTAGTATCTTGGGCGCATTTGGGGTGCAAGGCTCTAGCAATGCTTACAATCCTAATTTAGACATCTTTAAATCCTATGGGCAACCCTAA
- the nadD gene encoding nicotinate (nicotinamide) nucleotide adenylyltransferase produces MSKTPKIALYGGSFDPPHIAHLEVIHQVLECLDIDRLIVLVAYQNPFKGAPCFSATQRYTWMQELLRGLGKVEVSDFEICAQRPVPSVESVLHFHCTLRPSKLYFVMGADNLAHLDQWEGYTTMRELAEFVIVQREGYPLDSSSSLYIPLPQIQERISSSQIKTLLAQHQIPHHLPATLQGGVIQAFKETHV; encoded by the coding sequence TTGAGCAAAACACCTAAAATTGCCTTATATGGGGGAAGCTTTGATCCCCCCCACATCGCCCATTTAGAGGTCATTCATCAGGTTTTAGAGTGCTTGGACATCGATAGGTTGATCGTGCTGGTGGCCTATCAAAACCCCTTCAAAGGCGCGCCTTGTTTTAGTGCCACTCAGAGGTATACATGGATGCAAGAACTTTTAAGAGGCTTGGGGAAAGTTGAAGTGAGCGACTTTGAGATTTGCGCCCAACGCCCCGTGCCCAGCGTGGAGAGCGTGTTGCATTTTCACTGCACTTTGCGTCCCAGTAAGCTGTATTTTGTGATGGGCGCGGACAATTTAGCGCACTTGGATCAATGGGAGGGTTATACGACAATGCGAGAGCTCGCCGAGTTTGTGATTGTGCAACGAGAAGGCTACCCCCTAGATTCCTCCTCCTCTCTTTACATCCCCCTGCCTCAAATCCAAGAACGCATCTCATCCAGCCAGATTAAAACCCTCTTGGCCCAACACCAAATCCCCCACCACCTCCCTGCTACCCTGCAAGGGGGCGTGATTCAAGCTTTTAAGGAAACCCATGTCTGA
- a CDS encoding polyprenyl synthetase family protein — protein MLEQIAQRIQQFLAQVQSAEVERMANLLGQGKMLRSKLILAICPEHPQLIDFCAIIEMIQSASLLHDDVIDNAQTRRAHDSINHIFGNQNAIMLGDVFYAKAFLELTKLDTEIAQLVAHSVMELSRGEIKDVRASDTFHTDITRYIDIIQDKSASLMVASCAGAALLGGLDSQAYRTFGLNFGIAFQIMDDLLDITQPKEVLGKPAFSDFKEGKSTLPYILLHQHLDPSNQERLQACFKNADEQALAWCAQQFEAHHIAPKVLEHIHHYAHRALQAIKGHSALEKVASSLIEREF, from the coding sequence ATGTTAGAACAGATTGCCCAAAGAATCCAGCAGTTTTTAGCCCAAGTGCAAAGCGCGGAGGTGGAGCGCATGGCGAATTTGTTGGGGCAAGGGAAGATGTTGCGCAGTAAGCTCATCTTAGCCATTTGCCCAGAACACCCCCAGCTCATCGACTTTTGCGCCATCATCGAGATGATTCAAAGCGCTTCGCTCTTGCATGACGATGTGATCGACAACGCCCAGACACGGCGCGCGCACGATTCTATCAACCATATCTTTGGCAACCAAAATGCCATCATGCTAGGCGATGTCTTCTACGCTAAAGCCTTCTTAGAGCTCACAAAACTAGACACAGAGATTGCCCAATTAGTCGCCCATAGCGTGATGGAACTCTCTAGGGGAGAAATTAAAGATGTGCGCGCCTCAGATACTTTTCACACAGACATAACACGCTATATCGATATCATCCAAGACAAAAGCGCCTCTTTAATGGTCGCAAGTTGTGCAGGCGCAGCTCTGCTAGGAGGGTTGGACTCCCAAGCCTACCGCACTTTTGGACTCAATTTTGGGATCGCTTTTCAGATTATGGACGATCTGCTAGACATCACCCAACCTAAAGAAGTTTTAGGCAAACCAGCTTTTAGCGACTTTAAAGAGGGTAAAAGCACTCTACCTTATATTTTACTGCACCAACACCTAGACCCCTCTAACCAAGAGCGCCTACAAGCCTGCTTTAAAAACGCTGATGAACAAGCCTTAGCGTGGTGTGCGCAACAATTTGAAGCCCATCATATCGCCCCTAAAGTCTTAGAACACATCCACCACTACGCCCATCGCGCCCTACAAGCCATCAAGGGGCATAGTGCCCTAGAAAAAGTAGCCTCTAGTTTGATCGAGCGGGAGTTTTAA
- a CDS encoding DUF2018 family protein, which translates to MLEDLEVFEGDPVEKWQDVLLHASQKLVRAELERFLELQALSALLLEEAGLEEKLEESLKTCKCDFALQRRVQTKKIDLVMTSMANILGHE; encoded by the coding sequence ATGTTGGAAGATTTAGAAGTTTTTGAGGGAGACCCCGTAGAAAAATGGCAGGATGTGCTTTTGCACGCTAGCCAAAAATTAGTGCGCGCCGAGCTAGAACGCTTTTTAGAGTTACAGGCCCTCAGTGCGTTACTTTTGGAAGAAGCGGGACTAGAGGAAAAGCTTGAAGAGTCGCTTAAGACTTGCAAGTGCGACTTCGCCCTGCAGAGGCGCGTGCAAACTAAAAAAATTGATTTGGTGATGACCTCCATGGCCAATATTTTAGGGCATGAATAG
- a CDS encoding FxsA family protein codes for MPFLFALGVFYLVVEVFLIMSVVGQFGLFAFLLEVVLSALLGGGALLKGSLKALDLRDRDPLAWMEGVFLRTIGGLLLILPGVLCDVFGLLALLVAWLRKPPKKDDGIIDVEVLDKDGR; via the coding sequence ATGCCCTTTTTATTTGCTTTAGGGGTCTTTTACCTCGTGGTTGAGGTTTTTTTGATCATGAGCGTAGTGGGACAATTTGGTCTTTTTGCTTTCCTTTTGGAAGTGGTTTTAAGTGCATTACTGGGTGGGGGCGCGTTGTTAAAAGGTTCACTCAAAGCGTTAGATTTAAGAGATCGCGATCCTTTGGCGTGGATGGAGGGGGTGTTTTTGCGCACCATTGGTGGGTTGTTGCTCATCTTGCCCGGAGTGCTTTGTGATGTCTTTGGACTTTTGGCTCTGCTAGTGGCTTGGCTGAGAAAACCCCCTAAAAAAGATGATGGAATCATTGATGTTGAGGTGTTAGATAAAGATGGGCGCTAA
- the proS gene encoding proline--tRNA ligase → MRFSQLFAPTTKEVPKDAVLKSHQFMVQGGYLQQMGSGLYHFLPLGHKVLSKIRAVVKEVMDSYGAQECTLGFVVPASLWQESGRFEQYGKELLSFPDRKNNLCVLSPTHEEAITQIAKSHIKSYKQLPLNLYQIHTKFRDEIRPRFGLMRAREFVMKDAYSFHASTECLDKEFERMHAAYSEIFSRLGLNFRAVEADSGAIGGSKSKEFVVLAACGEDSVIVCQKCNYAANVEIAKRAKRPEPDNVPKAQFAKFHTPNTPTIEALSAFFKVPAYFLMKAVIKKARLHEGVRPVVFFLRGDDQLEETKALNAFNRSAQQNALALEEMSAHEIAELGLPVGYIGAYGLKNLVPDIEVIFDVDLQEADCLICGANEVDQHFVGVDLSTFANLNYQDIAQARPEDACPECQGTLSEQRSIEVGHIFKLGNKYSKSLEARYLDQEGQLQYFEMGCYGIGVSRLMSAILEQNSDEKGCVWSKTSAPFEVVVLVANSKDSALESLGEELYQELKGAGVDVLLDDRIDRFGAKMADFELIGCSHALIVGKQALEGQFELIARQGLSKRVIAREAIVSTLLEARN, encoded by the coding sequence ATGCGTTTTTCTCAACTCTTTGCTCCCACTACTAAGGAAGTGCCTAAAGACGCGGTGCTCAAAAGCCACCAGTTTATGGTGCAGGGGGGCTATCTCCAGCAGATGGGAAGCGGACTTTACCACTTTTTGCCCTTAGGCCATAAGGTCTTGAGCAAAATCCGCGCAGTGGTTAAAGAAGTGATGGATTCTTATGGCGCGCAGGAGTGCACTTTGGGTTTTGTGGTGCCTGCGTCCTTGTGGCAGGAAAGCGGGCGTTTTGAACAATATGGTAAAGAGCTTTTAAGTTTCCCTGATCGTAAAAATAATCTTTGTGTGCTCTCCCCTACGCATGAAGAGGCGATTACACAGATTGCCAAATCCCATATCAAAAGTTATAAACAACTCCCTTTAAATCTCTACCAAATCCATACTAAGTTTCGCGATGAAATCCGCCCCCGTTTTGGGTTGATGCGCGCGCGCGAGTTTGTGATGAAAGACGCTTATAGTTTCCACGCTAGCACAGAGTGCTTGGATAAGGAATTTGAGCGCATGCATGCAGCCTATAGCGAGATTTTTAGCCGTTTGGGGCTCAATTTCCGCGCGGTGGAGGCAGATAGCGGAGCGATTGGGGGGAGCAAGAGTAAGGAATTTGTAGTTTTAGCCGCATGCGGAGAGGATAGCGTGATCGTGTGCCAAAAATGTAATTATGCGGCTAATGTAGAGATTGCCAAACGCGCTAAACGCCCCGAACCTGACAATGTCCCCAAAGCCCAGTTTGCCAAATTCCACACCCCCAACACCCCTACTATCGAGGCACTCAGCGCGTTCTTTAAAGTGCCTGCTTACTTTTTGATGAAAGCAGTGATTAAAAAAGCCCGTTTACACGAGGGAGTGCGCCCCGTGGTATTTTTTCTAAGAGGGGATGATCAATTAGAGGAAACTAAAGCCCTGAATGCCTTTAATAGAAGTGCCCAGCAAAACGCTCTAGCCCTAGAGGAGATGAGCGCACACGAGATCGCAGAGTTAGGCTTGCCGGTGGGCTATATCGGGGCTTATGGGCTTAAAAATCTTGTGCCCGACATAGAGGTGATCTTTGATGTGGACTTGCAGGAGGCGGATTGTTTGATCTGTGGGGCTAATGAAGTGGATCAACACTTCGTGGGCGTGGATTTATCCACCTTTGCTAACCTCAACTACCAAGACATCGCCCAAGCGCGTCCTGAGGATGCTTGCCCGGAATGTCAGGGGACTTTGAGCGAACAGCGCAGTATTGAGGTGGGACATATTTTCAAATTGGGCAATAAGTATTCTAAGAGTCTAGAGGCGCGTTATTTAGACCAAGAGGGGCAATTGCAATACTTTGAAATGGGCTGTTATGGGATTGGGGTGAGTCGTTTGATGAGCGCGATCTTAGAGCAAAATAGCGATGAAAAGGGCTGTGTGTGGAGCAAGACAAGCGCACCTTTTGAGGTGGTGGTGTTGGTGGCCAACTCTAAAGATAGTGCCCTAGAGAGTTTAGGCGAAGAACTTTATCAAGAGCTCAAGGGGGCGGGCGTGGATGTGTTATTAGATGATAGGATCGATCGCTTTGGGGCCAAGATGGCAGATTTTGAGCTCATCGGATGCTCGCATGCGCTCATCGTAGGCAAACAAGCCCTAGAGGGGCAATTTGAGCTCATCGCAAGGCAGGGTTTGAGTAAGCGTGTGATTGCGCGCGAGGCGATCGTATCCACCCTCTTAGAAGCGCGCAACTAA
- a CDS encoding carbonic anhydrase family protein translates to MFKSFIYLLLAVVFCSAGEEHWGYDHSTTPHQWSNLHEDYAMCEHGRHQSPIDIEHYYDAPDKENLGVFYQTNARPISLGYAHHTLVAKFNTPKNHISYRDHVYKLVNLHFHTPMEFSIHKHRQPLSMHMVHQDAKGLLLVLGIGFEIGAPNEMIARLLEAYAHQQVPQALDLENLLPSTIHYYHFNGSLTTPPCTEGVAWFFIEETLSVSKEQLAALQKIMHYVKNNRPAQKDYNSVIVKSSAVLREP, encoded by the coding sequence ATGTTTAAGAGTTTTATCTACTTATTATTGGCCGTAGTTTTTTGTAGTGCGGGCGAAGAACATTGGGGCTATGATCACTCTACAACGCCTCACCAGTGGAGTAATTTACACGAAGATTACGCGATGTGCGAACATGGACGCCACCAATCTCCCATCGATATTGAACACTATTACGACGCTCCAGACAAGGAAAATCTAGGGGTTTTCTACCAAACAAATGCAAGGCCTATTTCTTTGGGTTATGCGCACCATACACTCGTGGCAAAGTTCAACACGCCTAAAAATCACATTTCTTACCGCGACCATGTCTATAAGCTAGTCAATCTACACTTCCATACCCCGATGGAATTTAGTATCCACAAACACCGCCAACCTTTGAGCATGCACATGGTGCACCAAGACGCTAAGGGCTTACTACTCGTCTTGGGAATAGGGTTTGAGATTGGCGCACCTAATGAAATGATCGCCCGTCTTTTGGAAGCCTATGCGCACCAACAAGTCCCCCAAGCTCTCGATTTAGAAAACTTACTCCCCTCCACTATCCACTATTACCATTTCAATGGTTCGCTCACCACTCCTCCCTGCACGGAGGGTGTGGCGTGGTTTTTCATTGAGGAAACTCTAAGTGTTTCTAAAGAGCAATTAGCAGCCCTGCAAAAAATCATGCACTATGTCAAAAACAACCGCCCCGCTCAAAAGGACTACAATAGCGTGATTGTTAAGAGTTCTGCGGTGTTGCGTGAGCCCTAA
- the hemA gene encoding glutamyl-tRNA reductase, with amino-acid sequence MQAVYLTLGFSHKLLPIEIREKLAFEQEALLEFLAHFKKEHPSAHEMMALCTCNRVEFYLYTHAPDQIASHLLKALAHAKQVDIKSLQASLETHAQEHAIHHVFCVASSLDSLVVGETQITGQFKEAFRLCLQAGLCAKHLSRLAHFALKCAAGVRNATAISSQAVSIASVAVKQALEILDTEKVDKRAMVVGIGEMGRLVCKHLLAKGFEVELYNRSIERAKDFTKSLDNPKLQVQSFSALEQGIHTHAFLFCATSAPQSVITQEMARPCEFRRWWFDLAVPRDIEPPTQPNIWLYSVDDLQGVVAQNVEQRQKDTRRAYQVVGQFSVQFAQWLQSLEVDPLIKDLRGLAKEAALKELQRAIKKGFLPPEYEQSVARVLHNAFNTFLHHPTATLKKNAHKPESDMLGETLKTLFNLGKESLFINRYKCEFSEEGF; translated from the coding sequence ATGCAAGCGGTCTATCTCACTCTAGGGTTTAGCCATAAACTCTTGCCTATTGAGATCCGTGAGAAACTTGCCTTTGAGCAAGAGGCGTTGTTGGAGTTTTTAGCCCACTTTAAAAAAGAACACCCCAGCGCGCACGAAATGATGGCACTTTGCACCTGTAACCGCGTAGAATTTTACCTTTACACGCACGCGCCCGATCAAATCGCCTCTCATCTACTTAAAGCCCTCGCGCATGCCAAACAAGTAGACATCAAAAGCCTACAAGCTAGCCTAGAAACCCATGCTCAAGAACATGCCATCCACCATGTTTTTTGCGTAGCAAGCAGTTTAGATAGTCTGGTAGTGGGAGAGACCCAAATCACCGGGCAGTTTAAAGAAGCCTTTAGACTCTGCTTGCAAGCGGGTTTGTGTGCTAAACATTTGAGCCGTTTGGCTCATTTCGCGCTTAAGTGTGCGGCAGGGGTGCGCAACGCTACGGCGATCTCCTCTCAAGCGGTTTCTATCGCTTCTGTAGCCGTCAAGCAGGCATTGGAGATTTTGGATACAGAAAAAGTAGACAAACGCGCGATGGTGGTAGGTATAGGAGAGATGGGGCGCTTGGTGTGCAAACACCTGCTAGCCAAGGGTTTTGAAGTGGAACTTTATAACCGCAGTATAGAGCGTGCTAAAGATTTTACTAAGAGCTTAGACAACCCTAAGTTACAAGTGCAATCCTTTAGTGCCTTAGAGCAGGGAATCCACACGCACGCCTTTTTATTTTGTGCCACGAGCGCACCTCAGAGTGTCATTACTCAAGAAATGGCGCGCCCTTGTGAGTTTAGGCGGTGGTGGTTTGATTTAGCCGTGCCTAGGGACATTGAACCCCCCACGCAACCTAATATTTGGCTCTATAGTGTAGATGACTTGCAGGGAGTGGTCGCCCAGAATGTGGAACAACGCCAAAAAGACACCCGCCGCGCCTACCAAGTCGTGGGGCAATTTAGCGTCCAATTTGCCCAATGGTTACAGAGTTTGGAGGTCGACCCCCTTATCAAAGACCTAAGAGGGTTAGCTAAAGAGGCCGCGCTCAAAGAGTTGCAGCGCGCCATCAAAAAGGGCTTTTTGCCCCCAGAGTATGAGCAGAGCGTGGCGCGCGTTCTACACAACGCTTTTAACACCTTTTTACACCACCCTACCGCTACCCTCAAAAAGAACGCCCACAAACCCGAGAGCGATATGTTGGGCGAAACTCTAAAAACCTTGTTTAACTTGGGTAAGGAGAGCTTGTTTATCAACCGCTACAAATGCGAATTTAGCGAGGAAGGATTTTAA
- the rsfS gene encoding ribosome silencing factor: MSDPRIDRIVELLEDKKAADVVVFDLSGRAYVTQKVVIATTLAPKHALALLDHLKSTLKPLGEQFYAIDAQNEEWIIIDLGDIMVHLFTHDQRVRFDLEGFLTTYKAP; the protein is encoded by the coding sequence ATGTCTGATCCCAGAATTGATAGAATTGTAGAGTTGCTCGAAGATAAAAAGGCTGCCGATGTGGTGGTTTTTGATCTAAGCGGTCGCGCTTATGTAACCCAAAAGGTGGTTATTGCCACCACTCTAGCCCCCAAGCACGCCCTAGCCCTGCTCGATCATCTCAAAAGCACCCTCAAGCCTTTAGGTGAGCAGTTTTACGCCATAGACGCGCAAAATGAAGAGTGGATCATCATCGATCTAGGAGATATCATGGTGCATTTATTCACCCACGATCAACGCGTGCGCTTTGACTTAGAAGGGTTTTTGACCACCTACAAAGCTCCCTAG